The Saccharopolyspora gloriosae genome window below encodes:
- a CDS encoding LLM class flavin-dependent oxidoreductase: MSITVHWFLPTHGDGRSIVDRPHVTAVGAQTPREPDIDYLAQVAQAVEHLGFTGMLTPTGSWCQDAWVTTAALLGRTKRIKFLVAFRPGSLTPTLAAQMATTYQQVSGGRLLLNIVTGGESTEQRRYGDWLDHDKRYERTDEFLAAMRAIWSGAPADFDGEHYRLRGATAYDVPNPQPPLYFGGSSPAALPVAARRADVHLTWGEPPAQVGERIARLRELAAAEGRTLRFGLRAHTITRDTSAEAWATAQRFLDQMDPADVAASQAKFAVTESTAQRRMAELHGGVLHSDARALEVHPGLWSGVGLLRGGAGTAFVGSHEEVADLMSEYHDVGVEEFVFSGYPHLEEAYWFGEGVRPVLARRGLLAEQGAPAAAPRVPDPSPAS; this comes from the coding sequence ATGAGCATCACGGTGCACTGGTTCCTGCCCACGCACGGCGACGGCCGGTCCATCGTGGACCGCCCGCACGTGACGGCCGTGGGGGCGCAGACCCCGCGCGAACCCGACATCGACTACCTGGCGCAGGTCGCGCAGGCCGTCGAGCACCTCGGGTTCACCGGGATGCTCACGCCCACCGGCAGCTGGTGCCAGGACGCGTGGGTGACCACGGCCGCGCTGCTGGGGCGCACCAAGCGCATCAAGTTCCTGGTGGCGTTCCGGCCCGGTTCGCTGACGCCGACGCTGGCCGCGCAGATGGCCACCACCTACCAGCAGGTCTCCGGCGGCAGGTTGCTGCTCAACATCGTCACCGGCGGTGAGTCCACCGAGCAGCGCCGCTACGGCGACTGGCTCGACCACGACAAGCGCTACGAGCGCACCGACGAATTCCTCGCCGCGATGCGCGCCATCTGGTCCGGTGCCCCCGCCGACTTCGACGGCGAGCACTACCGGCTGCGCGGCGCCACCGCCTACGACGTGCCGAACCCGCAGCCGCCGCTGTACTTCGGCGGTTCCTCGCCCGCGGCGCTGCCCGTGGCGGCGCGACGAGCCGACGTGCACCTGACCTGGGGCGAACCGCCCGCGCAGGTCGGGGAGCGGATCGCCCGGCTGCGCGAGCTCGCCGCCGCCGAAGGCCGCACCCTGCGGTTCGGGCTGCGGGCGCACACCATCACCCGCGACACCTCCGCCGAGGCGTGGGCCACGGCGCAGCGCTTCCTGGACCAGATGGATCCGGCGGACGTCGCGGCCTCGCAGGCGAAGTTCGCGGTCACCGAATCCACCGCGCAGCGCCGGATGGCGGAACTGCACGGCGGCGTCCTGCACTCCGACGCGCGCGCACTCGAAGTGCACCCCGGCCTGTGGTCCGGCGTCGGGCTGCTGCGCGGCGGCGCCGGAACCGCCTTCGTCGGCAGCCACGAGGAGGTCGCCGACCTCATGTCCGAGTACCACGACGTGGGCGTCGAGGAGTTCGTGTTCTCCGGGTACCCGCACCTGGAGGAGGCGTACTGGTTCGGCGAGGGCGTGCGCCCGGTGCTGGCCCGCCGCGGCCTGCTCGCCGAGCAGGGCGCTCCCGCCGCCGCACCCCGAGTCCCGGACCCCAGCCCGGCGTCCTGA
- a CDS encoding glycerophosphodiester phosphodiesterase, translated as MLIRTRLAALAVSTVAALSSLAQLPAAAAPSAPAEADRVEVFGHRGASGYRPEHTLASYELAARMGADYIEPDLVSTRDGVLVSRHENEISGTTDVAERPEFADRRTTKVIDGVELTGWFTEDFTLAELKALRAVERIPELRPNNTIYDGRFQVPTFQEVVDLADRLSRELHREIGVAPETKHPSHFRRIGLPLEPKVARALDDNGLNRPNAKVVVQSFEVANLRELDRSVRVRLVQLISGSGAPQDFIEAGDPRTYADLVTPEGLREIAGYADVIGPDTKVLLPVDESGHLTGPTRVAADAHAAGLEVVPYTVRAENEFLPEDFRSSDVPAEFGDVFGYFDALFAQGIDGIFSDHPDIAVRSRDEHAG; from the coding sequence ATGCTGATCCGGACGCGCTTGGCGGCGCTCGCCGTGTCCACGGTCGCCGCGCTGAGCAGCCTCGCGCAGCTCCCGGCCGCCGCGGCCCCGTCCGCTCCCGCCGAGGCGGACCGCGTCGAGGTGTTCGGGCACCGCGGCGCCTCCGGCTACCGGCCGGAGCACACGCTGGCCTCCTACGAGCTGGCGGCGCGGATGGGCGCCGACTACATCGAGCCCGACCTGGTCTCCACCCGCGACGGCGTGCTCGTGTCGCGGCACGAGAACGAGATCAGCGGCACCACCGACGTCGCCGAGCGCCCCGAGTTCGCCGACCGCAGGACCACCAAGGTCATCGACGGTGTCGAGCTGACCGGCTGGTTCACCGAGGACTTCACCCTCGCCGAGCTCAAGGCGCTGCGGGCGGTCGAACGCATCCCCGAGCTGCGCCCGAACAACACGATCTACGACGGCCGGTTCCAGGTGCCCACCTTCCAGGAGGTCGTCGACCTCGCGGACCGCCTGTCGCGGGAGCTGCACCGCGAGATCGGTGTCGCGCCGGAGACCAAGCACCCCAGCCACTTCCGGCGCATCGGCCTGCCGCTGGAGCCGAAGGTCGCGCGGGCGCTCGACGACAACGGGCTCAACCGCCCGAACGCGAAGGTCGTGGTGCAGTCCTTCGAGGTGGCGAACCTGCGGGAGCTGGACCGCTCGGTGCGGGTGCGGCTGGTGCAGCTGATCAGCGGCAGCGGCGCGCCGCAGGACTTCATCGAGGCCGGCGACCCGCGCACCTACGCGGACCTGGTGACCCCGGAGGGCCTGCGGGAGATCGCGGGCTACGCCGACGTCATCGGGCCGGACACGAAGGTGCTGCTGCCGGTCGACGAGAGCGGCCACCTCACCGGCCCCACGCGGGTCGCCGCCGACGCGCACGCCGCCGGGCTGGAGGTCGTGCCGTACACGGTTCGCGCGGAGAACGAGTTCCTGCCCGAGGACTTCCGCTCCTCCGACGTGCCCGCCGAGTTCGGCGACGTCTTCGGCTACTTCGACGCGCTGTTCGCCCAGGGCATCGACGGGATCTTCAGCGACCACCCGGACATCGCCGTCCGGTCCCGCGACGAGCACGCGGGCTGA
- the purD gene encoding phosphoribosylamine--glycine ligase, which translates to MRILVIGAGGREHAIVLALSKDPSVTALACAPGNAGTAALAEPYAVNVADPASVTELATTWKADLVVFGPETPLVAGAADAVRAAGIACFGPSKEAARIEGSKAFAKDVMVAAGVPTAHSETVDNPAKLDAALARFGPTWVVKDDGLAGGKGVLVTGDFDAARAHALTLLDDGHPVLLESFLDGPEASLFCLVDGSTVVPLLPAQDFKRVGDDDAGPNTGGMGAYAPLPWAPEGFTDTVVRTVVQPVVDELAERGTPFSGLLYAGLALTSAGPQVIEFNCRFGDPETQAVLSLLHTPLAGLLNAVAHGELAAAPALEWEPGAAVTVVVAAEGYPGRPRVDDVITGGDATGVLHSGTRRRDDGAVLSAGGRVLSVVATGEDLTAARDEVYRRVAGVRLPGSHHRVDIALRASRGEIAPPA; encoded by the coding sequence GTGCGAATCCTCGTGATCGGGGCAGGTGGCAGGGAGCACGCGATCGTGCTCGCGCTGTCGAAGGACCCATCGGTGACCGCCCTGGCCTGCGCTCCCGGCAACGCGGGTACCGCCGCGCTCGCCGAGCCCTACGCGGTGAACGTCGCCGACCCCGCGTCGGTGACCGAGCTCGCCACGACGTGGAAAGCGGACCTGGTCGTGTTCGGCCCGGAGACCCCGCTGGTCGCGGGCGCCGCCGACGCCGTGCGCGCCGCCGGGATCGCCTGCTTCGGCCCGTCGAAGGAAGCCGCCCGCATCGAGGGCTCCAAGGCGTTCGCGAAGGACGTCATGGTCGCCGCGGGCGTGCCCACCGCGCACAGCGAGACGGTGGACAACCCGGCGAAGCTGGACGCGGCGCTGGCCCGGTTCGGCCCCACCTGGGTGGTCAAGGACGATGGGCTCGCCGGCGGCAAGGGCGTGCTGGTCACCGGTGATTTCGACGCGGCTCGCGCGCACGCGCTGACGCTGCTCGACGACGGCCACCCGGTGCTGCTGGAGTCGTTCCTGGACGGCCCGGAGGCCTCGCTGTTCTGCCTGGTCGACGGGAGCACGGTGGTGCCGCTGCTGCCCGCGCAGGACTTCAAGCGCGTCGGCGACGACGACGCGGGCCCCAACACCGGCGGCATGGGTGCCTACGCGCCGCTGCCGTGGGCGCCGGAGGGCTTCACCGACACCGTGGTGCGCACCGTGGTGCAGCCGGTCGTGGACGAGCTGGCCGAGCGCGGCACCCCGTTCTCCGGGCTGCTCTACGCGGGCCTGGCGTTGACCTCGGCGGGCCCGCAGGTGATCGAGTTCAACTGCCGGTTCGGCGACCCGGAGACGCAGGCCGTGCTGTCGTTGCTGCACACGCCGCTGGCCGGGCTGCTCAACGCAGTCGCGCACGGCGAGCTCGCCGCCGCTCCCGCGCTGGAGTGGGAACCGGGTGCCGCGGTCACGGTCGTCGTGGCCGCCGAGGGCTACCCGGGCCGCCCGCGGGTCGACGACGTGATCACCGGGGGCGACGCGACCGGCGTGCTGCACTCCGGAACCCGGCGCCGCGACGACGGCGCGGTGCTGTCGGCGGGCGGCCGGGTGCTGTCGGTCGTCGCCACCGGCGAGGACCTCACCGCCGCGCGCGACGAGGTGTACCGCCGCGTCGCTGGTGTGCGGCTGCCCGGTTCGCACCACCGCGTGGACATCGCGCTGCGCGCCTCCCGCGGCGAGATCGCACCGCCCGCCTGA
- a CDS encoding transglycosylase SLT domain-containing protein produces MGISGEVAGKPGGAALAEQLRKVENSKPDAIREIGRRWRTASGSTGDADGQVQSAVTGLDGAWQGASADAFVGYMGQVRGGFDAAKQTLESSADALDQAADAVRTAKDAVNAIGERALADARNAENTYQQAVLAHPNDPPAHQLAAQVRDDAIRRAMDAHAQEATTKVAEADDGLNAALTSLNDAAGGMNEVFTKIPKAGEQGFTPAQGRSTEWKFQDPEGPANTAPSNAAPGTTPPGGPGQGGPGDSTGGSTGNSGSSSGSGGPGGSSSGSSSGSEGASGSSGSSGGLGSSGGPPSSGPPPGDVDQWIREAIKILQENGIPVTEDNIDEIWTIIEKESGGDPHAINDWDSNAAKGTPSKGLMQCIDPTFEAHKLPGHDDIYDPVDNIIAGVRYTFDRYGGFEGHPGLKAMSDGGGYQGY; encoded by the coding sequence ATGGGGATCTCAGGGGAAGTCGCCGGCAAGCCCGGTGGTGCCGCGCTCGCCGAGCAGCTGCGCAAGGTCGAGAACAGCAAGCCCGACGCGATCCGCGAGATCGGTCGGCGCTGGCGCACCGCGAGCGGATCGACCGGGGACGCCGACGGCCAGGTGCAGAGCGCCGTCACCGGCCTCGACGGCGCCTGGCAAGGGGCCTCGGCGGACGCCTTCGTCGGCTACATGGGGCAGGTGCGCGGCGGTTTCGACGCGGCGAAGCAGACCTTGGAGAGCTCGGCGGACGCGCTGGACCAGGCCGCGGACGCGGTGCGGACCGCGAAGGACGCGGTGAACGCCATCGGCGAGCGGGCGCTGGCCGACGCGCGCAACGCCGAGAACACCTACCAGCAGGCGGTGCTGGCGCACCCGAACGATCCGCCCGCGCACCAGCTCGCGGCGCAGGTGCGAGACGACGCGATCCGGCGCGCGATGGACGCCCACGCGCAGGAGGCCACCACCAAGGTCGCCGAAGCCGACGACGGGCTGAACGCCGCGCTGACCTCGCTCAACGACGCCGCCGGTGGCATGAACGAGGTGTTCACGAAGATCCCGAAGGCCGGTGAGCAGGGCTTCACCCCGGCGCAGGGGCGCAGCACCGAGTGGAAGTTCCAGGACCCGGAAGGGCCCGCGAACACCGCGCCGTCGAACGCGGCACCGGGTACGACCCCGCCGGGAGGACCCGGTCAAGGCGGGCCCGGCGACTCGACCGGAGGGTCCACCGGGAACTCGGGGTCGTCGAGCGGATCCGGCGGTCCAGGCGGGAGTTCCAGCGGGAGTTCCAGCGGGTCGGAAGGGGCGAGCGGATCCAGCGGTTCCTCCGGCGGCCTCGGCTCCAGCGGTGGCCCGCCGAGCAGCGGCCCGCCGCCGGGCGACGTGGACCAGTGGATCCGCGAAGCGATCAAGATCCTGCAGGAGAACGGCATCCCCGTCACCGAGGACAACATCGACGAGATCTGGACGATCATCGAGAAGGAGTCCGGCGGCGACCCGCACGCCATCAACGACTGGGACTCCAACGCCGCCAAGGGCACCCCGTCGAAGGGCCTGATGCAGTGCATCGACCCGACCTTCGAAGCGCACAAGCTGCCGGGCCACGACGACATCTACGACCCGGTGGACAACATCATCGCCGGGGTCCGCTACACCTTCGACCGCTACGGCGGCTTCGAAGGCCACCCCGGGCTCAAAGCAATGTCCGACGGCGGCGGTTACCAGGGGTATTGA
- a CDS encoding pyridoxal phosphate-dependent aminotransferase, with product MVRSDSLAAAQRANVPPFQVMEVLTAAAARQRSRGDVVSLAAGQPSSPAPRAVREAAAEALQRHSLGYTEQLGLPELRDAVASHYHRDGGPAVERDEVVMTTGASGGFLLAFLSAFDAGDRVALARPGYPAYRNILRALGCEVVELPCDESTRFQPTVAMLEELDEPVQGLIVASPANPTGTVLTGDELAELAGWCDERGVQLISDEIYHGIGYGEPLRSAREFSTEAIVVNSFSKFWCMTGWRLGWMLVPPRLRRAVDSLTGNFTLCPPALSQYGAIAAFGADAYAEAAEHVRRYETNRELLLSGLAELGIKRVAPADGAFYAYADIGDLTDDSALWCHRLLEETGVAVVPGADFDPERGDRFVRMSFAGATEDIAESVARLASWLT from the coding sequence ATGGTCAGGTCAGATTCCCTTGCCGCCGCTCAGCGCGCGAACGTTCCGCCGTTCCAGGTCATGGAGGTGCTGACGGCCGCGGCGGCGCGGCAGCGCAGCCGCGGAGATGTGGTGTCGCTCGCGGCGGGTCAGCCGTCCTCGCCCGCCCCGCGGGCGGTGCGGGAAGCGGCGGCCGAGGCGCTGCAGCGGCACTCCCTCGGCTACACCGAGCAGCTCGGCCTCCCCGAGCTGCGCGACGCGGTCGCATCGCATTACCACCGCGACGGCGGCCCGGCCGTCGAGCGCGACGAGGTCGTCATGACCACCGGCGCTTCCGGCGGGTTCCTGCTGGCGTTCCTGAGCGCGTTCGACGCGGGCGATCGGGTGGCGCTGGCCCGGCCCGGTTATCCGGCCTACCGCAACATCCTGCGCGCGCTGGGCTGCGAGGTCGTGGAGCTGCCCTGCGACGAGTCCACCCGCTTCCAGCCGACCGTGGCGATGCTGGAGGAGCTCGACGAGCCGGTGCAGGGCCTGATCGTGGCCAGTCCGGCGAACCCGACCGGCACGGTGCTCACCGGGGACGAGCTGGCGGAACTCGCGGGCTGGTGCGACGAGCGCGGCGTGCAGCTGATCAGCGACGAGATCTACCACGGCATCGGCTACGGCGAGCCGCTGCGCTCGGCGCGGGAGTTCTCCACCGAGGCGATCGTGGTGAACTCCTTCTCGAAGTTCTGGTGCATGACCGGGTGGCGGCTCGGCTGGATGCTGGTGCCGCCGCGGTTGCGGCGCGCGGTGGATTCGCTGACCGGCAACTTCACCCTGTGCCCGCCCGCGCTGTCGCAGTACGGCGCGATCGCCGCGTTCGGCGCGGACGCGTACGCCGAGGCGGCCGAGCACGTCCGCAGGTACGAGACGAACCGGGAACTGCTGCTCTCCGGCCTCGCGGAGCTCGGCATCAAGCGGGTCGCGCCCGCCGACGGCGCGTTCTACGCCTACGCCGACATCGGGGACCTGACCGACGATTCCGCGTTGTGGTGCCACCGGCTGCTGGAGGAGACCGGGGTCGCGGTGGTGCCCGGCGCGGACTTCGACCCGGAGCGCGGCGACCGGTTCGTGCGCATGTCCTTCGCCGGAGCCACCGAGGACATCGCCGAATCCGTCGCCCGCCTGGCCTCCTGGCTCACCTGA
- a CDS encoding MFS transporter, with protein MTETRTPATTPGEHRKAAWAAWIGSALEYYDFFIYGTAAALVFNKIFFPASSPATGTLLALASFGVGYLARPIGAFVLGHVGDRFGRKQVLVLTVLLMGVATVGVGCLPTYEQIGVAAPITLVVLRLLQGFSAAGEQSGASSMTLEHAPEHRRGYFTSFTLSGTQAGQILATAIFLPIAALPQEQLLSWGWRVPFWLSGIVVIVALVIRRTLDETPVFRQEVDKADKELPMAVLFRDHWASVLRVVVASTVAAVSTIFTVHALSYAVNTIGLERSPMLWVGVLANVVALAAIPLCALLSDRIGRKPVFIGGTAASAVLMFCYLWSISTGQYSLIFLTGILLFGVAYSAPNGVWPSFYAEMFPPKVRLSGMAVGTQIGFAIAGFSPSIAEAIGPGRDGWIAVSAFVAVLCACNIIAVATGRETHRVPTAELGGAARPAVARS; from the coding sequence GTGACCGAGACCCGCACACCCGCAACGACGCCGGGCGAACACCGCAAAGCCGCGTGGGCGGCCTGGATCGGCAGCGCGCTCGAGTACTACGACTTCTTCATCTACGGCACGGCCGCCGCGCTGGTCTTCAACAAGATCTTCTTCCCGGCGTCCTCGCCCGCCACCGGCACGCTGCTCGCGCTGGCCTCCTTCGGCGTCGGCTACCTGGCACGCCCCATCGGCGCCTTCGTGCTCGGCCACGTCGGCGACCGGTTCGGGCGCAAGCAGGTGCTGGTGCTCACGGTGCTGCTGATGGGCGTCGCGACCGTCGGCGTCGGCTGCCTGCCGACCTACGAGCAGATCGGGGTGGCCGCGCCCATCACCCTCGTCGTGCTGCGCCTGCTGCAAGGGTTCTCCGCCGCGGGCGAGCAGTCCGGCGCCAGCTCCATGACGCTCGAACACGCGCCCGAGCACCGGCGCGGGTACTTCACCAGCTTCACGCTCAGCGGCACCCAGGCCGGGCAGATCCTCGCCACCGCGATCTTCCTGCCGATCGCCGCGCTGCCGCAGGAGCAGCTGCTCAGCTGGGGCTGGCGGGTGCCGTTCTGGCTCAGCGGCATCGTCGTCATCGTCGCCCTCGTCATCCGCCGCACCCTCGACGAGACCCCGGTGTTCCGGCAGGAGGTCGACAAGGCCGACAAGGAGCTGCCCATGGCCGTGCTGTTCCGCGACCACTGGGCGAGCGTGCTGCGCGTCGTCGTGGCCTCCACCGTCGCCGCCGTGAGCACGATCTTCACCGTGCACGCGCTGAGCTACGCGGTGAACACCATCGGCCTGGAACGCAGCCCCATGCTGTGGGTCGGGGTGCTGGCGAACGTGGTGGCGCTGGCCGCGATCCCGCTGTGCGCGCTGCTGTCCGACCGGATCGGGCGCAAGCCGGTGTTCATCGGTGGCACCGCGGCCAGCGCGGTGCTCATGTTCTGCTACCTGTGGTCGATCTCCACCGGGCAGTACTCGCTGATCTTCCTGACCGGAATCCTGCTGTTCGGCGTCGCCTACAGCGCACCGAACGGCGTCTGGCCGTCGTTCTACGCCGAGATGTTCCCGCCGAAGGTGCGGCTGTCCGGCATGGCCGTCGGCACCCAGATCGGCTTCGCCATCGCCGGTTTCTCCCCCAGCATCGCCGAAGCCATCGGCCCCGGGCGCGACGGCTGGATCGCGGTGTCCGCGTTCGTCGCAGTGCTCTGCGCGTGCAACATCATCGCCGTCGCGACCGGGCGGGAGACCCACCGGGTGCCCACCGCCGAGCTGGGCGGCGCGGCGCGGCCCGCGGTCGCGCGGAGCTGA
- a CDS encoding TetR/AcrR family transcriptional regulator → MLDVALAEFADKGYAGARVDEIAARTSTTKRMIYYYFGGKEQLYIAALERAYAAIRGIEQRLDVAHLDPVQAIRRVAESTFDHHESHPAFIRLVSIENIDHGRHLAKSAELPGLGTPALEVLTGILERGREAGLFRADVDALDVHMAISSFCFFRTANRHTFQAIFDRDMLAPDRREHYRRMIGDLVLSYLGART, encoded by the coding sequence CTGCTCGACGTGGCCCTCGCGGAGTTCGCCGACAAGGGCTACGCCGGGGCCCGCGTCGACGAGATCGCGGCCCGGACCAGCACCACCAAGCGGATGATCTACTACTACTTCGGCGGCAAGGAGCAGCTCTACATCGCCGCGCTGGAACGCGCCTACGCCGCGATCCGCGGCATCGAGCAGCGGCTCGACGTGGCGCACCTGGACCCGGTGCAGGCGATCCGGCGGGTGGCGGAATCGACCTTCGACCACCACGAATCGCATCCGGCGTTCATCCGGCTGGTGTCGATCGAGAACATCGACCACGGCAGGCACCTGGCCAAGTCCGCCGAGCTGCCCGGCCTCGGCACGCCCGCGCTGGAGGTGCTCACCGGCATCCTGGAGCGCGGCCGGGAGGCGGGCCTGTTCCGCGCGGACGTGGACGCGCTGGACGTGCACATGGCGATCAGCTCGTTCTGCTTCTTCCGGACGGCGAACCGGCACACCTTCCAGGCGATCTTCGACCGCGACATGCTCGCTCCGGATCGCCGCGAGCACTACCGCCGCATGATCGGCGACCTGGTCCTGAGCTACCTGGGCGCGCGCACGTGA
- a CDS encoding shikimate dehydrogenase, whose protein sequence is MAVIGDVGNGVLTGLIGAGIGPSLSPALHEREAAELGLRCLYRRLDLDELGLPATAVGDLLRAARLTGFTGLNITHPAKQLVIEHLDELSADAAALGAVNTVVFTASGAVGHNTDWSGFARSLSRGLPDVPLDRVVLLGAGGAGAAVAHGLLTLGAGAVHVLDLDAARAEDLAASLRGRFGAERAVAGGLDAGPAAALAAADGLVHATPVGMAAHPGLPVPAEALRPELWVADVVYRPLETELVRTARARGCRVLDGGGMAVFQAADAFRLFTGREPDADRMLRHFETLVTDPGGPRVHAAR, encoded by the coding sequence GTGGCCGTCATCGGCGACGTCGGCAACGGGGTCCTCACCGGACTGATCGGCGCGGGCATCGGCCCTTCGCTGAGTCCGGCCTTGCACGAGCGGGAAGCCGCCGAACTGGGCCTGCGCTGCCTGTACCGGCGGCTCGACCTGGACGAGCTGGGCCTGCCCGCCACCGCTGTCGGCGACCTGCTCCGCGCGGCCCGGCTCACCGGGTTCACCGGGCTCAACATCACCCACCCGGCGAAGCAGCTGGTCATCGAGCACCTCGACGAGCTGTCCGCGGACGCGGCGGCGCTGGGCGCGGTGAACACCGTCGTGTTCACCGCGAGCGGGGCCGTCGGGCACAACACCGACTGGTCCGGGTTCGCCCGCAGCCTCAGCCGGGGCCTGCCGGACGTGCCGCTGGACCGGGTGGTGCTGCTCGGCGCGGGCGGAGCGGGAGCCGCCGTCGCCCACGGACTGCTCACCCTCGGCGCCGGCGCGGTGCACGTGCTCGACCTGGACGCGGCGCGGGCGGAGGACCTGGCCGCGTCGCTGCGCGGTCGCTTCGGCGCGGAGCGGGCCGTGGCCGGCGGTCTCGACGCCGGGCCCGCCGCCGCGCTCGCCGCAGCCGACGGGCTGGTGCACGCCACGCCGGTGGGCATGGCCGCGCACCCCGGACTGCCGGTGCCGGCCGAAGCGCTGCGCCCGGAGCTGTGGGTGGCCGATGTCGTGTACCGGCCGCTGGAGACCGAACTCGTGCGCACCGCCCGCGCCCGCGGCTGCCGGGTGCTCGACGGTGGTGGCATGGCGGTGTTCCAGGCGGCGGACGCGTTCCGCCTGTTCACCGGGCGCGAACCGGACGCGGACCGGATGCTGCGCCACTTCGAGACCCTCGTGACCGACCCCGGAGGCCCCCGTGTCCACGCCGCCCGCTGA
- a CDS encoding TIM barrel protein, whose protein sequence is MSTPPAERARSIATVCLSGSLEDKLTAASAAGFAGVEIFENDLIASAASPERVRERCAELGLSIDLYQPFRDFEAVPGDVLRANLRRAEHKFDLMARLGADTVLVCSSVSPDSVDDDDLAAEQLRELAELAAGRGIRVCYEALAWGRFVNTYEHAWRIVRRADHPALGVCLDSFHILSRGGDLTTIRTIPAERLFFLQLADAPRLNMDLLQWSRHHRLFPGQGEFDLAEFVGTVLAAGYAGPLSLEVFNDVFRQADPGPAAVDAMRSLLALEESVAAPAPALPAPPELSGPAFVELGADESSGERLNSTLAALGFRSAGWHRSKPVRLWQQGAARILVNTAPDQPEHRGGGALAAIGVHSADPPASTRRAEGLLAPVLPRSARPDEADLSSVAAPDGTALLFCRTDADRDAGWLGDFGASEPEAPAAGVTGIDHVALTQPFDHFDEAILFYRSVLGLRPAPPVEFAAPFGLVRSRMVLDRDETVRIALDSAVLRRGPWAPGVRHPQCVALSSDDVFASARAMRERGAAVVAIPDNYYDDLDARLRLAPDLLAALREHSVLYDRDGDGEYLHFSVAVPGSRVFFEIVQRTNGYRGRGEINAPVRMAAHRRRRLEAQ, encoded by the coding sequence GTGTCCACGCCGCCCGCTGAACGCGCCCGCTCCATCGCCACGGTCTGCCTGTCCGGCTCGCTGGAGGACAAGCTCACCGCCGCGTCCGCCGCCGGGTTCGCCGGGGTGGAGATCTTCGAGAACGACCTGATCGCCTCCGCCGCGTCGCCGGAGCGGGTCCGCGAGCGCTGCGCGGAACTCGGCCTGTCCATCGACCTGTACCAGCCGTTCCGGGACTTCGAAGCGGTCCCTGGCGACGTGCTGCGGGCGAACCTGCGCCGCGCCGAGCACAAGTTCGACCTGATGGCGCGGCTCGGCGCGGACACGGTGCTGGTGTGCTCCTCGGTGTCCCCGGACTCCGTGGACGACGACGACCTGGCCGCCGAGCAGCTGCGCGAACTCGCCGAGCTGGCGGCCGGGCGCGGCATCCGGGTCTGCTACGAAGCGCTGGCCTGGGGCAGGTTCGTGAACACCTACGAGCACGCCTGGCGCATCGTGCGCCGCGCCGACCACCCGGCGCTGGGTGTGTGCCTGGACAGCTTCCACATCCTGTCCCGCGGCGGTGACCTCACCACGATCCGCACCATCCCGGCGGAGAGGCTGTTCTTCCTGCAGCTCGCCGACGCGCCCCGGCTGAACATGGACCTGCTGCAGTGGAGCAGGCACCACCGCCTGTTCCCCGGGCAGGGCGAGTTCGACCTGGCGGAGTTCGTCGGCACCGTGCTCGCCGCCGGGTACGCGGGCCCGCTGTCGCTGGAGGTCTTCAACGACGTCTTCCGCCAGGCCGATCCGGGCCCGGCGGCGGTCGACGCGATGCGTTCGCTGCTCGCCCTGGAGGAGTCGGTGGCCGCGCCCGCTCCCGCGCTGCCCGCGCCACCGGAGCTGTCCGGTCCGGCGTTCGTGGAGCTCGGTGCGGACGAGTCCTCGGGTGAGCGGTTGAACTCGACGCTCGCCGCGCTCGGGTTCCGGTCCGCGGGGTGGCACCGGTCGAAGCCGGTGCGCCTGTGGCAGCAGGGCGCCGCGCGAATCCTGGTGAACACCGCCCCCGACCAGCCCGAACACCGCGGCGGCGGTGCGCTGGCGGCGATCGGGGTGCACAGCGCGGACCCGCCCGCTTCGACGCGGCGCGCGGAAGGGCTGCTCGCGCCGGTGCTGCCCCGGTCCGCTCGTCCCGACGAGGCCGATCTGTCTTCGGTCGCCGCGCCGGACGGCACCGCGCTGCTGTTCTGCCGCACCGACGCGGACCGCGACGCGGGCTGGCTGGGTGATTTCGGGGCGTCCGAGCCGGAAGCGCCGGCGGCGGGCGTCACCGGCATCGACCACGTGGCGCTGACCCAGCCGTTCGACCACTTCGACGAGGCGATCCTGTTCTACCGCTCGGTGCTGGGACTGCGCCCGGCGCCGCCGGTGGAGTTCGCCGCCCCGTTCGGCCTGGTGCGCAGCCGGATGGTGCTGGACCGGGACGAGACGGTGCGCATCGCCCTCGATTCGGCGGTGCTGCGCCGCGGCCCGTGGGCGCCGGGCGTGCGGCATCCGCAGTGCGTGGCGTTGAGCAGCGACGACGTCTTCGCCAGCGCGCGCGCGATGCGGGAGCGGGGCGCGGCGGTCGTGGCGATCCCGGACAACTACTACGACGACCTGGACGCCCGGTTGCGGCTCGCGCCGGACCTGCTGGCCGCGCTGCGCGAGCACTCGGTCCTCTACGACCGCGACGGCGACGGCGAATACCTGCACTTCTCAGTAGCCGTGCCCGGTTCCCGAGTCTTCTTCGAGATCGTCCAGCGCACCAACGGCTACCGAGGCCGCGGCGAGATCAACGCCCCCGTCCGCATGGCCGCCCACCGCCGCCGCCGCCTCGAAGCGCAATAA